One Streptomyces drozdowiczii DNA segment encodes these proteins:
- a CDS encoding MerR family transcriptional regulator, whose translation MEELAKKAGIPVRTVRFYRERGLISPPRREGRIAWYDDHHLARLRTITGLLERGHTLTGIADLARTFESGRDVAEVLGLGEPSEETPVRLTPEQLADYFEGESTPENLALAMELGYLGTDGAEIVHISRRLLDVSAELVREGVPLSAVLSTGRQVRRHAEALADLFVSVLQEHGAETDPEPPQLRPLARAVVDAELSMALDRRLRRKPEPEEE comes from the coding sequence ATGGAGGAGCTGGCCAAGAAGGCCGGCATCCCCGTGCGGACCGTGCGCTTCTACCGTGAGCGCGGCCTGATCTCGCCGCCCCGCCGCGAGGGCCGCATCGCCTGGTACGACGACCACCACCTGGCCCGCCTGCGCACGATCACGGGCCTCCTGGAACGCGGCCACACGCTGACCGGCATCGCCGACCTCGCCCGTACGTTCGAGAGCGGCCGCGATGTCGCCGAGGTGCTGGGCCTGGGCGAACCGTCCGAGGAGACCCCGGTCCGCCTCACGCCCGAACAGCTCGCGGACTACTTCGAGGGCGAGTCCACGCCGGAGAACCTGGCGCTGGCGATGGAGCTGGGCTACCTGGGGACGGACGGCGCGGAGATCGTCCACATCAGCCGCCGCCTGCTGGACGTTTCGGCCGAACTGGTACGGGAAGGCGTGCCGCTCTCCGCAGTCCTGTCCACGGGCCGCCAGGTCCGCAGGCACGCGGAGGCGTTGGCGGACCTGTTCGTGTCCGTACTCCAGGAGCACGGCGCGGAGACCGACCCGGAGCCGCCGCAACTGCGCCCGCTGGCGCGCGCGGTGGTGGACGCGGAGCTGTCGATGGCGCTGGACCGGCGGCTGCGGCGGAAGCCGGAGCCGGAGGAGGAGTAG